A segment of the Fibrobacter succinogenes subsp. succinogenes S85 genome:
CACAAAGTCCGGCTTGTTCTCGGATTACAACAACTTTGACGGTACTCCGCACGGCGTAAGCTATAACGGCAATGCTGAAAAGTACATGTACGACGCAATGCGCTGCGCAATGAACTTCGGTATGGACTATTACCTCTTCGGTGCTGATTCTGCTCGCCAAGAAGAAATGGCCCGCCGCATCATTGACTTCTTCGAAAAGGACAACTACAAGCATGCCCGTTTCAACTGGGACGGTTCCAATCCGCAGGAACAGTACACGCTTGGCGAAACTGGCGCAAACGCCGTGGCAGCAATGGCCTTGATCAACGATTCGAAGTATAATGACGCCGTCAAGAAGAATCTCAAGATGGCTTGGGATGCAAACCTCATGACCGGTCAGTACCGCTACTACGATGGCCTCGTTCACTACCTCGCTATGCTCCACTTGAGCGGAACGTTCAAGATTTGGAAGCCGAAGCCAGAAGTTACGGAAAAGCAAGTCACCGCCAACGAACATAATGGTGTCAAGATTGAAAGCGACACAACTTTCTACTCCTTCGAATCTTGCAAGCTCTACAAGGTGAACGCCAAGCCGGAAACGAACGCCATTTCTGCGAAGGTCAAGTTGAACAACGCCGTGAGAGTCTGGTCCACCAACAGCGCCATCGTCATTGAAAACGCTGCCGTCGGTACCAAGTTCGCCGTGACGGACGTGAATGGCCGCGTTCTCGCAAGCTCCAAGACTAGCTCCGCCATGCAGGAAGTCCGCATCAACAGCAGAGGCAACTTCCTCGTCATTGTTGGCAACAAGACTTACAAGGTCGTGAAGTAAAAGATTTGCGATTTCGCAGGACTTTAACAGGGCGTGCAGCAATGCACGCCTTTTTTTGTGCAAAAAACTTAAAATCCGACTATTTTTTGTCTTTTTCGCGAAAAATTATATATTACAACCATCAAGATACACGTCCCGAATTCAGAGTTCCTAAATCATAATCAGCAAGTACCATGTCCTTTCTCAGCAACGCACGAGACAAAGCCATCGAGATGTTCTTCCGGCGCAACGATTTCATCAACAGATTTGGCGAAATCCAGAACATCGAAATTGACTCGCAAGAAAACCAGGCAAACGTCACCATCCTATTGCACGGTGAGTTCATACCGACCACAATTTGCGCGCACTATTGCTTTGAAGATACGGACCAGGAGACATTGATTGTCATAAACAAAGTAGAATGCGAACGCACGATGATCCACGAACTCGTTTCATGGTGGATCAAGGACCACCCTATCAAAAAGGCACTCCCCAAGGGAACGGGCTTCTTTGCCAAAATCTTGTTCTAGCAGTCACAGAAGGAATTATCATGGAAGAACAGCTCCAGAAAGTACTAAACAACGTCTCTTTCAACGTGAATGCAGGCAAGCAGACAATGGACCTCACTGTCCTGCCCCATGGCGAAACAACACCGATTTCGTTCCATTTGAACTACAAGCTTGTTGAAAAGGGCGATGAAACGGAGATTTTTATCCAAAATATCGCATCAGATAGGCTTTGGGTGGATGAAATCGTTAAAATGTGGCTAGAAAAAAGTAGTTTTAATTATAAGATTCCCCAAGACCTCGCAGGAATTATTAAAATGTTCTTGAAATAGGAGAAAAGGAGGCAGCTATGTTAAACTTTAACGAATTCAAAAAAGACGAATCCAGTTCCATTCAGGAGATGTTCAATTCGGTCGTCTTCAACCTGATTACGGACATTCCGGACTCGCTCCTCTGCCCCAACAGGGATCCCGATGCGCGTGCCGAAATTCTAATCAAGCAGGCCGCCCTCAAGGCCGCAGCGGTAAGTACGTCTTTATCCATCCCGGCAGGCTTTACTGGCGTCTTGACCTCCATCCCGGATATAGCCGCGGTTTGGCGCATCCAGGCACAGCTTG
Coding sequences within it:
- a CDS encoding glycosyl hydrolase family 8, with protein sequence MKTTKLSAFPLSLLFSATLATAADFTGNFFDADGAYYGPDCDKEKNYSGAYYTGNYESPFKTILGKTDEEIQEKMDQLWNHYFKGDNNSKVYYDKGSEAYILDVNNRDVRSEGMSYGMMIAVQTGHKEEFDKLWNWAKNHMWHKGGGWDGYFAWQRNESGSGGDDNCAPDGEMYFMMSLLFAANRWNDSKYMDDAQYILKKMWDNGQHSLFNPQHYVITFQPQGNENNFSDPSYDLPAYVDLFARWSTSNQDKWSKAAKATRDHLYKSSNTKSGLFSDYNNFDGTPHGVSYNGNAEKYMYDAMRCAMNFGMDYYLFGADSARQEEMARRIIDFFEKDNYKHARFNWDGSNPQEQYTLGETGANAVAAMALINDSKYNDAVKKNLKMAWDANLMTGQYRYYDGLVHYLAMLHLSGTFKIWKPKPEVTEKQVTANEHNGVKIESDTTFYSFESCKLYKVNAKPETNAISAKVKLNNAVRVWSTNSAIVIENAAVGTKFAVTDVNGRVLASSKTSSAMQEVRINSRGNFLVIVGNKTYKVVK